A genomic stretch from Pelodiscus sinensis isolate JC-2024 chromosome 23, ASM4963464v1, whole genome shotgun sequence includes:
- the MIIP gene encoding migration and invasion-inhibitory protein isoform X4, which produces MESEQLERLRHANQDLLERLKAKQEEIKKALPRKLLSATSLSKRTTFAERSVPLPKRGKENHVHATKGAADPAGLTSVEPGASTARAALRSPLKPTACSRERRGMLHLRAGPELGSPKAERSFTPVAATARETSRMARSSNGLRRPEEESILVKHRESRKQSTFLHSPQQRGKPRAEAKSVPGRTPTEGNSRRRAAIRDPQTPKSILLTPQGKEPKKEASRVTFLSDPEEYTIPATSWSVRPFLGYDWIAGLLDTDSSLSEKSEQYFSELREFRQVNKEACVHEQDLGLEASDSLAPSQEADCISSSHQCVYCYRLNRRLFTIPVDSGSACPVCKTPRARRPPETLEEPAYVRVSIPRSTLLPAYKFRIHRRKSFEPTDNLALPSHCLAGWENVVPSTSPTLSSLDLRTSLEQKPTDPSHPTLASRISGGTRTDQLLNLSRSAHFRLSHAQQRARDQSLYYRATLN; this is translated from the exons ATGGAGTCAGAGCAACTGGAGAGACTGCGTCATGCAAACCAAGACCTTCTAGAAAGGCTCAAGGCGAAGCAGGAAGAAATCAAGAAAGCACTTCCTCGCAAGCTGCTATCAGCAACCTCGCTTTCCAAAAGAACAACGTTCGCAGAGAGATCTGTTCCTCTTCCTAAGAGAGGG AAGGAGAATCACGTCCACGCTACGAAGGGCGCAGCGGACCCTGCGGGGTTAACCTCTGTGGAACCCGGAgccagcacagccagggcagccCTTCGTTCACCATTGAAACCCACAGCatgcagcagggagaggagagggatgcTGCACCTCCGAGCTGGGCCGGAGCTGGGCTCCCCTAAGGCAGAACGAAGCTTCACACCAGTAGCTGCCACCGCCAGAGAAACCTCCAGAATGGCTAGAAGCAGCAATGGCTTGAGAAGGCCAGAGGAAGAATCCATCCTTGTGAAACACAGAGAGAGCAGAAAGCAATCTACCTTCCTCCACAGTCCCCAGCAGAGGGGCAAGCCAAGGGCTGAGGCAAAGTCAGTGCCGGGCAGGACCCCAACGGAAGGGAACAGCCGGCGGCGAGCGGCTATTAGAGACCCCCAGACTCCCAAATCAATCCTGCTAACACCTCAGGGTAAAGAACCCAAG AAGGAAGCCAGCCGTGTGACTTTTCTGTCAGACCCTGAGGAATACACCATCCCTGCCACTAGCTGGTCAGTGCGTCCTTTCTTGGGCTACGACTGGATTGCAG ggctgctggacACGGACTCATCGCTGTCTGAGAAATCGGAGCAGTACTTTTCCGAACTCAGGGAGTTCCGGCAGGTGAACAAGGAAGCATGTGTCCATGAGCAAGACCTGGG GCTCGAGGCATCAGATTCCTTGGCTCCTTCGCAAGAAGCAGATTGCATTTCCAGTTCCCATCAGT GTGTTTATTGCTATCGGTTAAATAGGCGCCTCTTTACCATCCCTGTGGATTCTGGGTCTGCCTGCCCCGTGTGCAAGACCCCGCGAGCCCGAaggcctccagagacactggaAGAACCAGCCTACGTCAG GGTCAGCATTCCCAGGTCCACCCTCCTGCCTGCCTATAAGTTCAGAATCCATCGCAGGAAGAGCTTTGAACCAACGGACAATCTGGCTTTACCCTCG CACTGCCTGGCCGGCTGGGAGAACGTcgtcccctccaccagccccacaCTTAGTAGTCTGGATCTGCGAACTTCACTGGAACAAAAACCCACTGACCCATCTCACCCG ACCTTGGCGTCCCGGATATCAGGAGGAACCAGGACGGACCAGCTCTTAAATCTGTCCCGCTCAGCTCATTTCAGACTTAGCCATGCTCAGCAGAGAGCTCGAGACCAGTCACTATACTACAGAGCAACTCTGAATTAA
- the MIIP gene encoding migration and invasion-inhibitory protein isoform X1 produces the protein MVPVFRACLHSSLDQWAANARCSPLTPVFHQNEKSRRSERESISCRNTTVKVPRQADLTGTVVQKMESEQLERLRHANQDLLERLKAKQEEIKKALPRKLLSATSLSKRTTFAERSVPLPKRGKENHVHATKGAADPAGLTSVEPGASTARAALRSPLKPTACSRERRGMLHLRAGPELGSPKAERSFTPVAATARETSRMARSSNGLRRPEEESILVKHRESRKQSTFLHSPQQRGKPRAEAKSVPGRTPTEGNSRRRAAIRDPQTPKSILLTPQGKEPKKEASRVTFLSDPEEYTIPATSWSVRPFLGYDWIAGLLDTDSSLSEKSEQYFSELREFRQVNKEACVHEQDLGLEASDSLAPSQEADCISSSHQCVYCYRLNRRLFTIPVDSGSACPVCKTPRARRPPETLEEPAYVRVSIPRSTLLPAYKFRIHRRKSFEPTDNLALPSHCLAGWENVVPSTSPTLSSLDLRTSLEQKPTDPSHPTLASRISGGTRTDQLLNLSRSAHFRLSHAQQRARDQSLYYRATLN, from the exons ATGGTGCCTGtttttagggcatgtcttcactccaGTCTGGATCAATGGGCAGCAAACGCCAGGTGCTCTCCGTTGACTCCAGTGttccaccaaaatgagaagagtaggCGGAGTGAACGGGAGAGTATCAGCTGTCGAAATACCACTGTGAAGGTTCCGCGGCAAGCAGATCTAA CAGGGACTGTCGTACAGAAGATGGAGTCAGAGCAACTGGAGAGACTGCGTCATGCAAACCAAGACCTTCTAGAAAGGCTCAAGGCGAAGCAGGAAGAAATCAAGAAAGCACTTCCTCGCAAGCTGCTATCAGCAACCTCGCTTTCCAAAAGAACAACGTTCGCAGAGAGATCTGTTCCTCTTCCTAAGAGAGGG AAGGAGAATCACGTCCACGCTACGAAGGGCGCAGCGGACCCTGCGGGGTTAACCTCTGTGGAACCCGGAgccagcacagccagggcagccCTTCGTTCACCATTGAAACCCACAGCatgcagcagggagaggagagggatgcTGCACCTCCGAGCTGGGCCGGAGCTGGGCTCCCCTAAGGCAGAACGAAGCTTCACACCAGTAGCTGCCACCGCCAGAGAAACCTCCAGAATGGCTAGAAGCAGCAATGGCTTGAGAAGGCCAGAGGAAGAATCCATCCTTGTGAAACACAGAGAGAGCAGAAAGCAATCTACCTTCCTCCACAGTCCCCAGCAGAGGGGCAAGCCAAGGGCTGAGGCAAAGTCAGTGCCGGGCAGGACCCCAACGGAAGGGAACAGCCGGCGGCGAGCGGCTATTAGAGACCCCCAGACTCCCAAATCAATCCTGCTAACACCTCAGGGTAAAGAACCCAAG AAGGAAGCCAGCCGTGTGACTTTTCTGTCAGACCCTGAGGAATACACCATCCCTGCCACTAGCTGGTCAGTGCGTCCTTTCTTGGGCTACGACTGGATTGCAG ggctgctggacACGGACTCATCGCTGTCTGAGAAATCGGAGCAGTACTTTTCCGAACTCAGGGAGTTCCGGCAGGTGAACAAGGAAGCATGTGTCCATGAGCAAGACCTGGG GCTCGAGGCATCAGATTCCTTGGCTCCTTCGCAAGAAGCAGATTGCATTTCCAGTTCCCATCAGT GTGTTTATTGCTATCGGTTAAATAGGCGCCTCTTTACCATCCCTGTGGATTCTGGGTCTGCCTGCCCCGTGTGCAAGACCCCGCGAGCCCGAaggcctccagagacactggaAGAACCAGCCTACGTCAG GGTCAGCATTCCCAGGTCCACCCTCCTGCCTGCCTATAAGTTCAGAATCCATCGCAGGAAGAGCTTTGAACCAACGGACAATCTGGCTTTACCCTCG CACTGCCTGGCCGGCTGGGAGAACGTcgtcccctccaccagccccacaCTTAGTAGTCTGGATCTGCGAACTTCACTGGAACAAAAACCCACTGACCCATCTCACCCG ACCTTGGCGTCCCGGATATCAGGAGGAACCAGGACGGACCAGCTCTTAAATCTGTCCCGCTCAGCTCATTTCAGACTTAGCCATGCTCAGCAGAGAGCTCGAGACCAGTCACTATACTACAGAGCAACTCTGAATTAA
- the MIIP gene encoding migration and invasion-inhibitory protein isoform X3, whose protein sequence is MVPVFRACLHSSLDQWAANARCSPLTPVFHQNEKSRRSERESISCRNTTVKVPRQADLTGTVVQKMESEQLERLRHANQDLLERLKAKQEEIKKALPRKLLSATSLSKRTTFAERSVPLPKRGKENHVHATKGAADPAGLTSVEPGASTARAALRSPLKPTACSRERRGMLHLRAGPELGSPKAERSFTPVAATARETSRMARSSNGLRRPEEESILVKHRESRKQSTFLHSPQQRGKPRAEAKSVPGRTPTEGNSRRRAAIRDPQTPKSILLTPQGKEPKEASRVTFLSDPEEYTIPATSWSVRPFLGYDWIAGLLDTDSSLSEKSEQYFSELREFRQVNKEACVHEQDLGLEASDSLAPSQEADCISSSHQCVYCYRLNRRLFTIPVDSGSACPVCKTPRARRPPETLEEPAYVRVSIPRSTLLPAYKFRIHRRKSFEPTDNLALPSHCLAGWENVVPSTSPTLSSLDLRTSLEQKPTDPSHPTLASRISGGTRTDQLLNLSRSAHFRLSHAQQRARDQSLYYRATLN, encoded by the exons ATGGTGCCTGtttttagggcatgtcttcactccaGTCTGGATCAATGGGCAGCAAACGCCAGGTGCTCTCCGTTGACTCCAGTGttccaccaaaatgagaagagtaggCGGAGTGAACGGGAGAGTATCAGCTGTCGAAATACCACTGTGAAGGTTCCGCGGCAAGCAGATCTAA CAGGGACTGTCGTACAGAAGATGGAGTCAGAGCAACTGGAGAGACTGCGTCATGCAAACCAAGACCTTCTAGAAAGGCTCAAGGCGAAGCAGGAAGAAATCAAGAAAGCACTTCCTCGCAAGCTGCTATCAGCAACCTCGCTTTCCAAAAGAACAACGTTCGCAGAGAGATCTGTTCCTCTTCCTAAGAGAGGG AAGGAGAATCACGTCCACGCTACGAAGGGCGCAGCGGACCCTGCGGGGTTAACCTCTGTGGAACCCGGAgccagcacagccagggcagccCTTCGTTCACCATTGAAACCCACAGCatgcagcagggagaggagagggatgcTGCACCTCCGAGCTGGGCCGGAGCTGGGCTCCCCTAAGGCAGAACGAAGCTTCACACCAGTAGCTGCCACCGCCAGAGAAACCTCCAGAATGGCTAGAAGCAGCAATGGCTTGAGAAGGCCAGAGGAAGAATCCATCCTTGTGAAACACAGAGAGAGCAGAAAGCAATCTACCTTCCTCCACAGTCCCCAGCAGAGGGGCAAGCCAAGGGCTGAGGCAAAGTCAGTGCCGGGCAGGACCCCAACGGAAGGGAACAGCCGGCGGCGAGCGGCTATTAGAGACCCCCAGACTCCCAAATCAATCCTGCTAACACCTCAGGGTAAAGAACCCAAG GAAGCCAGCCGTGTGACTTTTCTGTCAGACCCTGAGGAATACACCATCCCTGCCACTAGCTGGTCAGTGCGTCCTTTCTTGGGCTACGACTGGATTGCAG ggctgctggacACGGACTCATCGCTGTCTGAGAAATCGGAGCAGTACTTTTCCGAACTCAGGGAGTTCCGGCAGGTGAACAAGGAAGCATGTGTCCATGAGCAAGACCTGGG GCTCGAGGCATCAGATTCCTTGGCTCCTTCGCAAGAAGCAGATTGCATTTCCAGTTCCCATCAGT GTGTTTATTGCTATCGGTTAAATAGGCGCCTCTTTACCATCCCTGTGGATTCTGGGTCTGCCTGCCCCGTGTGCAAGACCCCGCGAGCCCGAaggcctccagagacactggaAGAACCAGCCTACGTCAG GGTCAGCATTCCCAGGTCCACCCTCCTGCCTGCCTATAAGTTCAGAATCCATCGCAGGAAGAGCTTTGAACCAACGGACAATCTGGCTTTACCCTCG CACTGCCTGGCCGGCTGGGAGAACGTcgtcccctccaccagccccacaCTTAGTAGTCTGGATCTGCGAACTTCACTGGAACAAAAACCCACTGACCCATCTCACCCG ACCTTGGCGTCCCGGATATCAGGAGGAACCAGGACGGACCAGCTCTTAAATCTGTCCCGCTCAGCTCATTTCAGACTTAGCCATGCTCAGCAGAGAGCTCGAGACCAGTCACTATACTACAGAGCAACTCTGAATTAA
- the MIIP gene encoding migration and invasion-inhibitory protein isoform X2, translated as MVPVFRACLHSSLDQWAANARCSPLTPVFHQNEKSRRSERESISCRNTTVKVPRQADLRTVVQKMESEQLERLRHANQDLLERLKAKQEEIKKALPRKLLSATSLSKRTTFAERSVPLPKRGKENHVHATKGAADPAGLTSVEPGASTARAALRSPLKPTACSRERRGMLHLRAGPELGSPKAERSFTPVAATARETSRMARSSNGLRRPEEESILVKHRESRKQSTFLHSPQQRGKPRAEAKSVPGRTPTEGNSRRRAAIRDPQTPKSILLTPQGKEPKKEASRVTFLSDPEEYTIPATSWSVRPFLGYDWIAGLLDTDSSLSEKSEQYFSELREFRQVNKEACVHEQDLGLEASDSLAPSQEADCISSSHQCVYCYRLNRRLFTIPVDSGSACPVCKTPRARRPPETLEEPAYVRVSIPRSTLLPAYKFRIHRRKSFEPTDNLALPSHCLAGWENVVPSTSPTLSSLDLRTSLEQKPTDPSHPTLASRISGGTRTDQLLNLSRSAHFRLSHAQQRARDQSLYYRATLN; from the exons ATGGTGCCTGtttttagggcatgtcttcactccaGTCTGGATCAATGGGCAGCAAACGCCAGGTGCTCTCCGTTGACTCCAGTGttccaccaaaatgagaagagtaggCGGAGTGAACGGGAGAGTATCAGCTGTCGAAATACCACTGTGAAGGTTCCGCGGCAAGCAGATCTAA GGACTGTCGTACAGAAGATGGAGTCAGAGCAACTGGAGAGACTGCGTCATGCAAACCAAGACCTTCTAGAAAGGCTCAAGGCGAAGCAGGAAGAAATCAAGAAAGCACTTCCTCGCAAGCTGCTATCAGCAACCTCGCTTTCCAAAAGAACAACGTTCGCAGAGAGATCTGTTCCTCTTCCTAAGAGAGGG AAGGAGAATCACGTCCACGCTACGAAGGGCGCAGCGGACCCTGCGGGGTTAACCTCTGTGGAACCCGGAgccagcacagccagggcagccCTTCGTTCACCATTGAAACCCACAGCatgcagcagggagaggagagggatgcTGCACCTCCGAGCTGGGCCGGAGCTGGGCTCCCCTAAGGCAGAACGAAGCTTCACACCAGTAGCTGCCACCGCCAGAGAAACCTCCAGAATGGCTAGAAGCAGCAATGGCTTGAGAAGGCCAGAGGAAGAATCCATCCTTGTGAAACACAGAGAGAGCAGAAAGCAATCTACCTTCCTCCACAGTCCCCAGCAGAGGGGCAAGCCAAGGGCTGAGGCAAAGTCAGTGCCGGGCAGGACCCCAACGGAAGGGAACAGCCGGCGGCGAGCGGCTATTAGAGACCCCCAGACTCCCAAATCAATCCTGCTAACACCTCAGGGTAAAGAACCCAAG AAGGAAGCCAGCCGTGTGACTTTTCTGTCAGACCCTGAGGAATACACCATCCCTGCCACTAGCTGGTCAGTGCGTCCTTTCTTGGGCTACGACTGGATTGCAG ggctgctggacACGGACTCATCGCTGTCTGAGAAATCGGAGCAGTACTTTTCCGAACTCAGGGAGTTCCGGCAGGTGAACAAGGAAGCATGTGTCCATGAGCAAGACCTGGG GCTCGAGGCATCAGATTCCTTGGCTCCTTCGCAAGAAGCAGATTGCATTTCCAGTTCCCATCAGT GTGTTTATTGCTATCGGTTAAATAGGCGCCTCTTTACCATCCCTGTGGATTCTGGGTCTGCCTGCCCCGTGTGCAAGACCCCGCGAGCCCGAaggcctccagagacactggaAGAACCAGCCTACGTCAG GGTCAGCATTCCCAGGTCCACCCTCCTGCCTGCCTATAAGTTCAGAATCCATCGCAGGAAGAGCTTTGAACCAACGGACAATCTGGCTTTACCCTCG CACTGCCTGGCCGGCTGGGAGAACGTcgtcccctccaccagccccacaCTTAGTAGTCTGGATCTGCGAACTTCACTGGAACAAAAACCCACTGACCCATCTCACCCG ACCTTGGCGTCCCGGATATCAGGAGGAACCAGGACGGACCAGCTCTTAAATCTGTCCCGCTCAGCTCATTTCAGACTTAGCCATGCTCAGCAGAGAGCTCGAGACCAGTCACTATACTACAGAGCAACTCTGAATTAA